Below is a genomic region from Tripterygium wilfordii isolate XIE 37 chromosome 12, ASM1340144v1, whole genome shotgun sequence.
ACTCGCTAAGCTCTAAAGCTGAAATGATAAGCCTTTTAAGTTAAAGGCCCATTAATGAGATCTTTTCAAAGAAAGATCTGGAATCCTGGAGAACATCGCAGGCTGACCTCAGTGAGAGCCTCTTGAAGCAGACGCAGCGAAATCCATCTTCCATTGCAAGACTGTGAGCAAGCGCTGGGTATTCTCTCTCACCTCTCCTGATTTTGCTCTTCGTGTACGGATTCCAATTCCCTCTACTGTCATTCTGAATCCGGATAGGTTTAATAAGGAAGTAATCGGGCTTGTCTTCCTCAACTCGGATTTGCGAAAATTGGGCTTTGATTTGAGAAAATTGGGCTTTGATAGTTTGATAGTATTCCATATCACATAGGAACTAAAGGTCACTGGCCCTCAACATTTTAAAGCCCAAAGCATGTCAATCACCTATCCCTTTTCAGTTTTCCTAATAAACTGCGTCGTTTTGCTCCCGGCGCAAAATCTTCGCTTCACAGATCTCTACTTCGCTCTATGCTTCTGCTGCTACTTTCCTCTGTTTCCCATCCTCATGTATCTCTCACTCACTTACCAATTCAGACCTTCGTCTCCaatttcatgctccttcaacccCCGAAAACCCCTCACAGCACCACCAGCAAGGGACCTAGTCATAGACTTCGGCAAATACAAAGGCAAAATGTTAGGCACTCTCCCTTCAACTTACCTCAAATGGATCTCAAACAACCTCCGCGCCCGCGATTTCGAGCACTGGGCAAATCTCGCCGATCAAGTCCTTCAAGACCCCGTTTACAAGGACAGGATCGAATGGGAGTTCGCCGACAATATTTTGCGTGGAAAAGACTACAAGAACAACGCGAATGAGAGCGCGGACGCTTCGTTGTCTGAGATTAGCGAGAGGTTTGGGTGGGACAATGGAGATAAGATTGGTTGGAGAAAGGTTAATTTCGAGCTTTTGGGGACGAGTAATGGTGGAAGGATACCTAGGAAGGTATCGTCTGCTACTAATTGTGATAGCGAGAGTGTGGAAGAAGAgagagtgaagagagagaaagttaggGTTTTGTCTGTGAGTGAAGAGAGGAGGAGAGGGAGGAGGGAGAGGATGAGAtcgaagaagagagaggagaccGTCGGGATGGAGGACAAAATGGGAATTATAGAAgaaaagaagggtaaaattgaGAATGGAGTTGATGGTGATAAGAGTCGGACGGTGGAGATTTACGAGAACCCATTTCCTGGACGTGAAGGACTGGTGAAGGAGGTGCTTCGCAGGAGAAAATTCATatagttttagggttttgttttaaatctaacatttatgtatgtatttttcACTGATAGtgaataaaagtataaaacgtTTATGTCCAGCATTAATGCCTTTTTAACAGTTTAAAGTTTTAAACTGGAAACTACGGTCTTCGCTTTCGTCATTCTTCTTCACAACGCCACTACAGAAGCAAAATCTCCGttccaccccccccccctctcagCCTCAGGTAAAATCCAATAGTTTTTTGTTCTTCACTCTAATTGAGCACTTTTGTATATCGGTTCAAGTCATTTCAGTATTCTCTTTTGCTTCTTTCATCATTTGTTCTGTCATCTGTGTTCTGTCGTTCAAGCGATGAACTACTGCGCTTGTTTTAGTTCTAGTTGCTTGTGCTTTTGGCGATGATTTTTAGCTTTTTTCATTCCAGCTCACAGTTTGATCCATAGTGTCTGTCTGAGTGTAGTTTTGATGCAATTTAGCTTCGATTCAGTTTACAAGGTAACCTCTTTTGGATTTGGGTGgcaaaattgaagttaatttgatCCTGGCGGTTTCGTTTCAGTTTACATGTATATTTCTTCGGTTTAATAAATCATTGGCCTGACACAGCCTATGTGATTAGGCTCTTTTGGTTTGTCTTTTCAATTGAAACATAGCAATGTTGGATTGATCTTGAAGAGATAAGaattgggattttttttgtgtgattaaATTGGGGTTAGTTCTAATTGAGTTAAAAACTATCATCGAGTATTAGGGATGTTGCAGAAGTTATTTAATCTAATACATATTCAGTTTTCTTCTACTATTATTTTTCTCCTCAGCTAATAtatcttatgtttgaaaaaagtTCAACTTTTAAAGTGGCTTATGTACCTCATAATCGCTTGAGAGGATGAATTAAGTTTGAAGGAAAATCTAGCTATATTATCAGTTTAAGTTCTATGCATCCATAAtgcattttcttccttttatttttatagttATGTGTTTGGTATAATGGTATCTTATCTGGATGGGTGACATGGATCTTGAagtttttcaaatatattttctaGTTAATTTAATTGTTGAATATGAGTAATGCTTTCCTTGTTTTTCTCTAAACTGGAAGCTGATATCCTCTGGCGGTTCTGGCAAGTGAGAACTCCTTATTCAGTGTGGCCTTGTATTTTTCCCATAATTCTCCTCTCCTCCCCCAGGTTCCCCATTCcgttctgcaattttgaaacactGTTTCTTGCATTGCAGACTTCCAATGACAGCCAATGGTGAGATTGAGTCTTTGACATCGGTTCATGATTTGTTTGCAAAGCTTCCTGACCATCTTCATATTGAAATCTTCCTCCGGGTTCCCATCTCAGACTGGGCTCACATATCATGTGTTAAACTGCAGTGGGCCAATCTGTTCCGCAAAGAGTGCTTCTGGCAAGCAGCTCTTACGAGGAGCTTTCCTCTTGCTGGCCAAGATAAACGATGGCCAGGACCTATCCCTCGAGGGTTGAGCAAACGGTATAAGAAAATATTGTCTCTTGGCTCCCAACTCCTCCTCGACTTTATATTTTTGATATtatctatttctttctttctttcctattCTTCATCCTTTTATTACTGTCCTTTGGgtatttcttttgtttcctaCTTCCGCAAAGTGGTCATTTAAGTCAAAATTAGTTTTGTACTTATGAAGTCTTGAGGTATGATCTTGATTACTTTCCGCTAAGAGCTGCTAGATTAATAGCTTTGCTTTACCTTTATGCTTTCTCATAGTTGACAGAGCTTGTTGGTCAGACAGCCTCACCAAATTGAAAGCATGAGAGATTCAATTCAGTTTtacataaatgaaaaaacaaCTTTGAAGTGTCTTCTTCATAGTTGCTTGCCATGTACTTAAGGTCCGATTAAGATTTGCAGTACTATCAATCACGGTACATGGACTTATATTTATAGAGAATAGAGTCATCTGCAAATTATGAGCGTCTTATCAGATGCGCTATGGGTCTGTGCAAATTAAACTCCTGTGGCTGAAATTATTAACGATTGGGATAGGCCCCCCTGATGCAAGATGGCATGTAAATAAGGATCGGCATGCTCAATTATGATGAACTCCAAAAGAGCAACTGATACTAATGCATTTATACATTCACTTGTCTAATTCAATGCTTTTTCATTCACTTGTCTATCTTTCCCATCTAATTCAATGCTTTTACATTCATTTGTCTCCTCTTACTAAACTTATAGTATTGTCCCTGGGTAATGAAGTTTTTTTAAGATGCTTTGTAAGTTGTAACAGCTTATATCAATGTGTGCAGGAGATATGTGGCTTTGTATGTTAGTAAACACATGTTTTCTCTGGATGGTGAGATTGATGAGATTGTGGGCCATTCTTATCTGTTTCTGAAAGAGCAACTTCAACATTCGACAATACCACCATCTTCTGCGATACTTCATGGAACTATAATTGGTCAGACCTTTTGCATTCACttgcttgtttttttttccttgtgattTCTCAGCGAATTTATAATTGATGTTAATGTAAACTGTGATGTATATGTCATTGTTTGATCTCCCATCTTGTGTTTTGCAAATAGAAATTATAGTAGTTTGTTTCCACTGTCCTCCTTCGTGTACgtgttagaaatctaactttgcATGGCTTAGAAACGTTCTTAATTCTTATGAGTTATCAGAAAATATAGGTATTATAATGTAGTTGCATGTCTCTGAACTATGCGCTTTTGTTTGTCATATATATCATGCTAATTAAACCAGTAGCACATTTGCATATTGTATTTGTAAGTGAACTTTGATCCTCGCTGCAGAccaaattgataaattgaaaacTTCATCACCACTGACTAGGAGGCATCCAATTTTTTCATCTCTATTCCACTGTACTCATGATATCGTTATGATTGTCCTTGAAGTGATGAGAACCTAAGGGTCTTCCTGACTGGGTACGACTTTGTGTTTAAACAGATCAATTTATTTCTTGTGGCAAATCAAGAGATATGGCTCACGAGCTTGCTTCACAGATCTGGTTAGCGGTCCTTGACAGTTTGGAGGAAAATGAACAGACATTTTTCTTACTTAAGAGTTTTGCTCTGGAAGAGGATGTAAGTTCTTCTCATTCAGACTTCCTTTACCATTTTTACCATATATTATTTCCTTCAAAATGCTTTAAGTTGTCAAATGTGCTATGTGCCTATGTATGTCTGAGAGAGAGCGAGTGTGTTAATTGCAACTCAATCGAAGTTCCAGTTATTATTGGTCCAAGCAATCCCTCAGTTGGACACCAGGACTAATATTGTATACCATAAACAGCAATTGTAGTGCCATAGCAATTTCACTCAAAGTAAGAATACTACTTACTATTAGCGAGATAGATGGTCCATCACGACTGGAAATGAAGGAAGGAAGTTTAGATCAGTCAATCTCACTCCATTTGTGCAGTAGCATTTTATAAGTTTGTGGATCTGGGTTCAAGAACTAATTGATCACATATGCA
It encodes:
- the LOC120010700 gene encoding uncharacterized protein LOC120010700 isoform X2 — translated: MTANGEIESLTSVHDLFAKLPDHLHIEIFLRVPISDWAHISCVKLQWANLFRKECFWQAALTRSFPLAGQDKRWPGPIPRGLSKRRYVALYVSKHMFSLDGEIDEIVGHSYLFLKEQLQHSTIPPSSAILHGTIIDQFISCGKSRDMAHELASQIWLAVLDSLEENEQTFFLLKSFALEEDFNY
- the LOC120010700 gene encoding uncharacterized protein LOC120010700 isoform X1, giving the protein MTANGEIESLTSVHDLFAKLPDHLHIEIFLRVPISDWAHISCVKLQWANLFRKECFWQAALTRSFPLAGQDKRWPGPIPRGLSKRRYVALYVSKHMFSLDGEIDEIVGHSYLFLKEQLQHSTIPPSSAILHGTIIDQFISCGKSRDMAHELASQIWLAVLDSLEENEQTFFLLKSFALEEDIFLPYPYSRSIKVQWRVFDKLFTDFRDCFTHMDYYDALACAKNKFQPIPSAWLGY